The Candidatus Nitrosocosmicus franklandus genome contains a region encoding:
- a CDS encoding inositol-3-phosphate synthase, with protein sequence MGKKINVAIAGVGNCASALIQGIQYYNSNSSQKDSIGLTSFNLGGYEPGDINFVAAFDIAESKVGKDLSEAIFAPPNNALRIVDVPSFGIKVQKGGVLDGAGSHFSEVVKVSDEFEVNVEKILKDANVDILINYLPVGSKKASHYYAEKCLEAGVCFINAIPVFISSNPEWYNRFGDKNIPCAGDDVMSQVGATVVHKTLAKLWVDRGVSVDETYQLNIGGDMDFYNMLDEDRLEDKRVSKTSAVKAMIPYDIPMRIGPSDYVNFLQNDKVCYIYMKGRFFGKVPIELDLKLRVPDAYNSSGVMIDAIRGAKIAMDRGVSGPLESISAYCFKHPPIQMSYSEAKSNFMDFIGGKRER encoded by the coding sequence ATGGGTAAAAAAATCAATGTCGCAATAGCCGGTGTAGGCAACTGTGCTTCTGCTCTCATTCAGGGAATTCAATATTATAACTCCAATTCCTCTCAAAAGGATTCAATTGGTCTTACATCATTTAACTTGGGTGGTTATGAACCAGGTGACATAAATTTTGTTGCTGCATTTGATATAGCTGAATCAAAGGTCGGAAAAGATTTGTCAGAAGCAATATTTGCTCCACCTAACAATGCTTTACGTATTGTTGACGTTCCTTCTTTTGGAATTAAAGTTCAGAAAGGCGGTGTATTGGACGGTGCTGGCAGCCACTTCTCGGAAGTCGTAAAGGTCTCAGACGAATTCGAAGTGAACGTTGAAAAAATACTGAAAGATGCCAATGTTGACATTTTGATTAACTATTTACCTGTTGGAAGTAAAAAAGCTAGCCACTACTACGCTGAAAAATGCTTAGAAGCTGGTGTTTGCTTCATAAATGCAATTCCTGTTTTTATTTCTTCCAACCCCGAATGGTATAATCGATTCGGTGACAAAAATATTCCTTGCGCAGGTGATGACGTGATGAGTCAGGTGGGTGCCACCGTGGTCCATAAAACGTTGGCAAAATTATGGGTTGATCGAGGGGTATCTGTCGACGAAACTTATCAATTGAACATAGGAGGTGATATGGATTTTTACAATATGCTAGATGAAGATCGTTTAGAAGATAAACGAGTTAGCAAGACTTCTGCTGTTAAGGCAATGATCCCATATGACATACCTATGAGAATAGGTCCATCTGATTATGTAAATTTCTTACAAAATGACAAAGTTTGTTATATTTACATGAAGGGAAGATTTTTCGGTAAGGTCCCTATAGAACTGGACTTGAAATTGCGTGTGCCAGATGCATATAATAGCTCGGGAGTGATGATTGATGCTATAAGAGGTGCCAAAATCGCTATGGACAGAGGAGTCTCTGGTCCATTGGAAAGCATATCTGCATATTGTTTTAAACATCCTCCAATCCAAATGTCGTATTCTGAAGCTAAATCCAACTTTATGGACTTCATAGGCGGAAAGAGGGAACGCTGA
- a CDS encoding PhoU domain-containing protein — translation MTIYTRILQQIGSSILISLPNEWIKKNKLSKGNTVTVETNVDNTISIYNSYQEEEIKIVFELNEGSQDQNKIENSYDHASLNEKIIKIILNKIFGAYLLGYNRITVHSKNQISFENSEIVKKATRKLIGLEIVDENSFSISFQFLIDARTLNIQKILGMMNSIIHGMFRETIHSLSGDFSSDLKNKIASRDDEIDRQYFLLVRVIRTAIMNKKLASTLNLTNIDMLDYRIAANYLETAGDLIAELVTYLSRYKWPNQISTLIKKIGYSLEEMQHYAIEAFISTSRDKAFKVIENYEDFKQNIAELKKNIASNQIENLDETYSITLVNSISCLDNIAKCWIDITDLAKPTYTLK, via the coding sequence ATGACAATTTATACTAGAATATTACAGCAAATTGGGAGCAGTATTTTGATATCACTACCTAATGAATGGATAAAAAAAAATAAGTTATCTAAAGGGAATACTGTAACAGTAGAGACTAACGTAGACAATACCATATCAATATACAACAGTTATCAGGAAGAAGAGATCAAAATTGTATTTGAATTAAACGAAGGTTCACAAGATCAAAACAAGATAGAAAATTCTTACGACCATGCAAGTTTGAATGAAAAAATTATAAAAATTATTTTAAACAAAATTTTTGGAGCATACTTGCTTGGTTACAACAGAATAACTGTTCACTCCAAGAATCAAATATCTTTTGAAAACAGCGAAATCGTAAAAAAAGCGACCAGAAAATTAATAGGGTTAGAAATTGTCGACGAAAACAGTTTTAGTATAAGTTTTCAATTTTTGATTGATGCGAGAACTCTTAACATTCAAAAAATCCTAGGTATGATGAATTCAATCATTCATGGAATGTTTAGAGAAACCATTCACTCATTAAGCGGAGACTTTAGTAGTGATTTGAAAAATAAAATTGCAAGCAGGGATGATGAAATAGATAGACAATATTTCCTCCTTGTCAGGGTCATTAGAACAGCAATAATGAACAAGAAACTTGCGAGTACCTTAAATCTCACTAACATAGATATGCTTGACTACCGAATAGCCGCAAACTACTTAGAGACTGCTGGAGATTTGATTGCTGAATTGGTAACATATCTGTCTAGATATAAATGGCCTAATCAAATTTCTACGCTAATTAAAAAAATAGGATATTCTCTAGAAGAGATGCAACATTATGCCATAGAGGCTTTCATAAGCACCAGCAGAGACAAGGCATTTAAAGTAATTGAAAACTATGAGGACTTTAAGCAGAACATAGCTGAGCTAAAAAAGAACATAGCGTCTAACCAAATTGAAAATTTAGACGAAACATATTCAATTACATTGGTAAATAGCATTTCATGTTTAGACAACATCGCAAAATGCTGGATAGATATAACGGATCTTGCAAAGCCAACCTATACACTGAAATAG
- a CDS encoding pantoate kinase, with protein sequence MVIVSQVPIAVSKAYCPGHVTGFFSAQNQGDPDLDFKFQGSLGAGFSIDRGIISTVRVFPSSDMNYEIKLNGMLDCELRVSKYVTEYYLSLIQKPVLISIDHESNLPIGYGLGSSGSAALGLSYALNEALGTGLSSLQAAQMAHQADIVCNTGRGTVVSEYTGGVELRTSIGGPGVCRIQKTELSSEWCAVILCMEPIKTDIFLSKYLGGSKFSNINEVGKQMVKQLGQSMSVEKFMDFSFKFASLCGLTEGKCKEPLAHLRSKGLKSSVALFGHTLFTLIPNYQLGQVIDILKRYQGELIICHVDNLGARILKKVR encoded by the coding sequence TTGGTTATCGTTTCGCAGGTTCCAATTGCTGTTTCAAAAGCTTATTGTCCTGGTCATGTCACTGGCTTTTTTTCTGCTCAGAACCAAGGAGATCCGGACTTGGATTTTAAATTTCAAGGATCTTTAGGCGCTGGATTTAGTATTGACAGGGGGATTATCTCGACAGTGCGAGTCTTTCCTTCCTCTGATATGAATTACGAAATAAAGTTAAATGGTATGTTGGATTGTGAGTTGCGAGTTTCAAAATATGTGACCGAGTACTATTTGTCTCTAATACAAAAACCTGTTTTGATATCTATTGATCATGAATCTAACTTACCAATTGGATATGGATTGGGCTCAAGTGGCTCTGCAGCGCTAGGTCTATCTTATGCCCTAAATGAGGCTCTTGGAACGGGGCTTTCAAGTCTCCAAGCAGCCCAAATGGCCCATCAGGCTGATATCGTTTGTAATACCGGAAGAGGCACAGTTGTATCAGAATATACTGGTGGGGTGGAACTGAGAACAAGTATTGGTGGCCCGGGGGTATGCCGAATACAAAAAACTGAATTGTCTTCCGAATGGTGTGCTGTAATACTTTGTATGGAGCCAATAAAAACTGATATCTTTCTTTCAAAGTATCTGGGCGGGAGTAAATTTAGCAACATAAACGAAGTAGGCAAACAGATGGTAAAGCAACTGGGTCAATCCATGAGCGTTGAAAAATTTATGGATTTCTCTTTTAAATTTGCTTCACTTTGTGGATTAACTGAGGGAAAATGTAAGGAACCACTTGCGCATCTTCGTTCTAAGGGTCTCAAATCTAGCGTAGCTTTGTTCGGACATACATTGTTTACTCTAATTCCTAATTATCAATTAGGCCAAGTAATTGATATTCTAAAAAGATATCAAGGCGAGTTGATTATATGTCATGTTGACAACTTGGGTGCTAGGATACTAAAAAAGGTAAGATAG
- a CDS encoding phosphopantothenate/pantothenate synthetase, which yields MTIPTTHPRYFSLMTREKIVAGYKNGLVALEGLIAHGRGECFDYLIGERTTDSARMAIDAAAAQILISNYPVISVNGNVAALCPDLLCSLHRSVKKSMLEINLFYYTKERESKIFQELAKYGVSNVLGTNPDNLVRIPELESNRRLVDSNGIFKADTVFVPLEDGDRTLALKKMGKKVITVDLNPLSRTSMEASITIVDNIIRVIPLLIERIKYHEKNSSESDLYTIVKSYDNKKGLKDALFIMNRYKEDQI from the coding sequence GTGACTATTCCTACAACACATCCAAGATATTTTTCACTGATGACACGAGAAAAAATAGTTGCAGGGTACAAGAATGGCTTAGTTGCTTTGGAGGGATTAATAGCGCATGGGAGAGGTGAATGCTTTGACTATTTGATTGGAGAGCGTACTACAGATTCTGCCAGGATGGCAATAGATGCAGCAGCAGCTCAGATACTGATCTCTAACTATCCAGTGATCTCTGTTAATGGAAATGTAGCTGCGTTGTGCCCTGATTTGCTTTGCTCATTGCATCGGTCAGTCAAAAAGTCAATGTTGGAAATCAACTTATTTTATTATACTAAAGAGCGAGAGTCAAAGATTTTTCAAGAGCTAGCAAAATATGGAGTTTCAAATGTATTGGGTACTAATCCTGATAATCTGGTTAGAATACCAGAACTTGAAAGTAATAGGAGACTTGTTGATAGCAACGGAATCTTTAAAGCTGATACTGTTTTCGTACCACTTGAAGACGGCGATCGAACTTTGGCATTAAAAAAAATGGGCAAAAAGGTGATTACAGTTGATTTAAATCCTCTTTCAAGAACCTCTATGGAAGCAAGTATTACTATAGTTGATAATATTATCAGAGTTATTCCATTACTCATTGAGCGAATTAAGTATCATGAAAAAAATTCTTCTGAAAGTGATCTTTATACAATTGTAAAAAGTTATGATAATAAAAAAGGCTTAAAAGATGCCCTGTTTATAATGAACAGATACAAGGAGGATCAAATTTAA
- the panB gene encoding 3-methyl-2-oxobutanoate hydroxymethyltransferase, translated as MSPSIHDILQKKKKAEKIAVITAYDFTSAKICDEAGIDIALVGDSAGMVMMGNSSTIAVTMEEMMSFCKSVVNGTKNALIVADMPFGSYQVDMTLAVANAVKLIKLGCHAVKIEGGLEVIPLIRRLTEYGIPVMGHIGLKPQTTVLWQGYKVQGKTSDAAIELYDQAIEIEKAGAFSLVLELVTKEVSNEISRALTIPTIGIGSGSGCDGQVIVYHDLLGLFNNFKPKFVKRYLDSFTLSVEAVKRYKSEILSGIFPGEEHAFSMPEEESINFTNYLSTMRSRHGS; from the coding sequence ATGAGTCCTAGTATTCACGATATACTACAGAAAAAAAAGAAAGCTGAAAAAATTGCAGTTATTACTGCCTATGATTTTACTAGTGCAAAAATTTGCGACGAAGCGGGTATAGATATAGCGTTGGTGGGTGACAGCGCCGGGATGGTTATGATGGGGAATTCCTCTACTATAGCCGTTACTATGGAAGAGATGATGAGTTTCTGTAAAAGTGTTGTAAACGGAACAAAAAATGCTTTGATTGTTGCGGATATGCCGTTTGGCTCATATCAAGTTGATATGACGTTGGCTGTTGCAAACGCCGTTAAGTTAATCAAGTTGGGATGCCATGCAGTAAAGATCGAGGGTGGACTTGAAGTAATTCCTTTGATTCGAAGACTAACAGAGTATGGAATCCCAGTAATGGGACATATTGGATTAAAGCCACAAACAACAGTTCTTTGGCAGGGGTACAAGGTACAGGGAAAGACTTCTGATGCTGCTATAGAACTATATGATCAAGCAATCGAAATAGAGAAAGCCGGTGCCTTCAGTCTTGTACTGGAATTGGTTACAAAAGAAGTATCAAATGAAATTTCCAGAGCATTGACAATCCCGACTATTGGAATAGGATCAGGTTCTGGATGCGATGGCCAGGTTATAGTTTATCATGATCTATTAGGTCTATTTAATAACTTTAAACCAAAATTTGTAAAGAGATACCTAGATTCATTTACATTAAGCGTAGAAGCAGTAAAGAGATACAAATCAGAAATACTTTCTGGTATTTTTCCAGGTGAAGAACATGCTTTTTCGATGCCTGAAGAGGAATCAATAAACTTTACAAATTATCTTTCCACTATGAGAAGTCGCCATGGATCTTAA